A window of Thermococcus aggregans contains these coding sequences:
- a CDS encoding 3-isopropylmalate dehydratase small subunit codes for MEKIIRGRAYKFGDNIDTDQIYPGRYLELTEPEEIAKHAMEDADPTFRERFVKGGIIVAGKNFGCGSSREHAAIALKAIGVSLIIAESFARIFYRNCINIGLPLLICPGITRYVQEGDILEVNLETGVVKNITRNTECKCQPLSEYAFRILEAGGIKPLIKKKLEEGGD; via the coding sequence ATGGAAAAGATAATCAGAGGAAGGGCATATAAATTTGGGGATAATATAGACACTGATCAGATATACCCTGGTCGATATCTGGAATTAACAGAACCAGAAGAAATAGCGAAACATGCTATGGAGGATGCTGACCCCACATTTCGTGAGCGGTTTGTTAAAGGGGGAATCATAGTCGCGGGTAAGAACTTTGGATGCGGTTCTAGCAGGGAACATGCAGCCATTGCTCTAAAAGCAATTGGAGTAAGTCTTATTATAGCAGAATCTTTTGCGAGAATTTTTTACAGAAATTGTATTAATATTGGCTTACCGCTGTTAATATGCCCAGGAATTACCAGATATGTCCAAGAAGGAGATATATTGGAAGTAAACTTGGAAACAGGGGTAGTAAAGAATATTACAAGAAATACAGAGTGTAAATGTCAACCCCTTTCGGAGTATGCTTTTCGTATTCTAGAAGCTGGGGGTATTAAGCCCCTTATAAAAAAGAAACTCGAAGAAGGAGGTGATTAG
- a CDS encoding GntP family permease has protein sequence MDPLLAFVIGMVVLVLIAIKPFKMPAFIALTITALVIGILAGMSPLEAISTFTQGFGSLVTKIGLVIIFGIILGRYLEVSGAAKSMALAFLNIFKEKNAPLGMALSGYVSSIPVYSDVTFVIFTPLMKAISATARISLPVLAVSLSAGALATHVFVPPTPGPLAVAGLLNIELGKMIIYGSLAALGMTLGGWAFAVLYLQRKYPDVYPTLEEISENVSTEERLPSASRSFIALLTPMVLILLNTAGSILLPENSSLLAFLKIIGDKNIALMIGAGLAALLLKDYIGIEGLKKNVDESLRIAGPIVFITAAGGGLSSILKASGAGKAVAEGIAYAGIPPILAVFIVAGILKTATGSGTTAVITSATLATPFVEMGVPPILIALAAGSGARLVCHVNDSFFWVYTKMTGFDTEMGLKTLTIGNIFMALGGFIVTLILAAIGVR, from the coding sequence TTGGATCCCCTATTAGCTTTTGTAATAGGAATGGTCGTCTTAGTGTTAATAGCGATTAAGCCTTTCAAAATGCCAGCATTTATTGCACTGACAATAACAGCATTAGTAATAGGTATCTTAGCAGGAATGTCTCCTTTAGAAGCTATTAGCACATTTACACAAGGTTTTGGGAGTTTAGTCACTAAAATTGGTCTAGTAATAATATTTGGTATTATACTCGGTAGATATTTGGAAGTCTCTGGAGCAGCAAAGTCAATGGCTTTGGCCTTTTTAAACATCTTTAAAGAGAAGAATGCGCCCCTTGGAATGGCTTTAAGTGGATATGTATCATCAATACCAGTATATAGTGACGTGACATTTGTTATATTCACTCCACTTATGAAAGCAATATCTGCAACAGCAAGAATATCCTTACCTGTTCTTGCAGTAAGCTTATCTGCTGGAGCCTTAGCAACTCACGTATTTGTTCCACCAACTCCCGGACCCCTAGCTGTAGCAGGTTTACTCAATATCGAACTCGGAAAAATGATAATATATGGATCTTTAGCTGCACTTGGTATGACCTTAGGGGGATGGGCGTTTGCAGTGCTTTATCTCCAGAGAAAATATCCGGATGTTTATCCTACTTTGGAAGAGATTTCAGAGAATGTATCAACTGAAGAAAGGCTACCAAGCGCTAGTAGGTCATTTATTGCACTGTTAACTCCTATGGTATTAATACTACTAAACACAGCAGGTTCAATATTGCTACCTGAAAATTCTTCACTCTTAGCATTCCTCAAAATCATTGGAGACAAGAATATAGCATTAATGATAGGTGCAGGACTTGCAGCATTGTTGTTGAAGGATTATATAGGCATAGAAGGCCTAAAGAAAAATGTAGACGAGTCATTGAGGATTGCAGGCCCAATTGTATTTATAACTGCAGCAGGTGGAGGCCTAAGCTCAATCCTTAAAGCTTCGGGGGCGGGAAAAGCTGTCGCAGAGGGAATAGCTTATGCAGGAATTCCCCCGATACTCGCAGTGTTTATAGTAGCAGGTATCCTGAAAACAGCTACGGGATCTGGAACAACGGCAGTCATAACATCAGCAACATTAGCAACACCTTTCGTTGAAATGGGGGTTCCACCGATTTTAATAGCTCTTGCAGCAGGTTCCGGAGCTAGGTTAGTATGTCATGTTAACGATAGTTTCTTCTGGGTCTACACCAAGATGACAGGATTTGATACCGAAATGGGACTGAAGACTTTAACTATAGGAAATATCTTTATGGCATTAGGAGGGTTTATAGTTACTTTGATTTTGGCTGCCATAGGTGTTCGCTAG
- a CDS encoding Hsp20/alpha crystallin family protein — protein MVRRWWRRDIWDPFDIMREIQEEIDEIFNEFFRGPRLWSYRRFGEPGEEFELRSEGVWREPFVDIFDTGEEFVITAELPGVRKEDIKVRITNDTVYIEAQVRREQELEKEGAVRIERYYSGYRRVIRLPEEVIPEKAKAKYNNGVLEIRIPKKHPTKKEEREGFEVKIE, from the coding sequence ATGGTCAGAAGATGGTGGAGGAGAGATATTTGGGATCCGTTTGACATAATGAGAGAGATTCAGGAAGAAATCGACGAGATATTTAACGAATTCTTCAGAGGTCCAAGACTCTGGAGCTACAGAAGATTTGGCGAACCAGGAGAGGAATTTGAACTGAGAAGTGAGGGAGTATGGAGAGAACCATTCGTTGACATCTTTGACACTGGTGAGGAGTTCGTTATCACAGCAGAGCTCCCAGGAGTCAGAAAGGAGGACATAAAGGTCAGGATTACAAATGACACTGTTTACATTGAAGCTCAAGTGAGAAGAGAGCAGGAGCTTGAGAAGGAAGGAGCAGTGAGAATTGAAAGATACTACAGCGGCTACAGGAGAGTCATCAGACTACCAGAAGAGGTTATTCCAGAAAAGGCAAAGGCCAAGTACAACAACGGTGTTCTTGAGATAAGGATTCCCAAGAAGCACCCAACCAAGAAGGAAGAGAGAGAAGGCTTCGAAGTTAAGATCGAGTGA
- a CDS encoding CDC48 family AAA ATPase, whose product MADRREIKLKVASAYQRDVGRGIVRIDRNAMRKIGVQPGDIVEIIGTKNTAAIVWPAYPEDEGLDIIRMDGTIRKNAGVGLGDEVTVRKADVKEAQRVVLAPTEPIRFGQDFVDWLHSRLVGRPVVRGDYIRIGVLGQELTFVVTATTPSGVVQITEFTEFTISEKPVKEVAKTPALGVTYEDIGGLKDVIQKIREMIELPLKHPEIFEKLGIEPPKGVLLYGPPGTGKTLLAKAVANEANAHFIAINGPEIMSKYYGESEERLREVFKEAEENAPSIIFIDEIDAIAPKREEVSGEVEKRVVAQLLTLMDGLKSRGKVIVIGATNRPDAIDPALRRPGRFDREIEVGVPDKQGRKEILQIHTRGMPIEPDFRKGEVKKVLEELKQDDRFKEVAEKALKRIDAVADRDEEIKRLLREIDERLYEEVRHRLIDLLLEELAEKTHGFVGADLAALAREAAMAALRRLIEEGKIDFEAETIPKEVLEELKVTRRDFYEALKMVEPSALREVLIEVPNVRWEDIGGLEEVKQELREAVEWPLKYPEAFMAMGITPPKGILLYGPPGTGKTLLAKAVATESEANFIGIRGPEVLSKWVGESEKNIREIFRKARQAAPTVIFIDEIDAIAPRRGTDVNRVTDRLINQLLTEMDGIEENSGVVVIAATNRPDILDPALLRPGRFDRLILVPAPDEKARLEIFKVHTRNVPLAEDVSLEELAKRTEGYTGADIEAVVREAALNAMRRAIAEGIIKPGMRASEIRQEVKVTMKDFEEALKKVGPSVSKETMEYYKRIEEMFKKGRAELTKEQNKDRSVF is encoded by the coding sequence ATGGCAGACAGGAGAGAAATTAAACTTAAAGTTGCTTCCGCTTACCAGAGGGATGTTGGTAGGGGAATTGTTAGGATTGATAGGAATGCAATGAGGAAAATCGGAGTCCAGCCAGGAGATATTGTGGAAATTATTGGTACTAAAAACACTGCTGCAATAGTTTGGCCCGCTTACCCAGAGGATGAAGGGCTTGACATAATAAGAATGGATGGTACAATAAGAAAAAACGCTGGCGTTGGTCTTGGAGATGAAGTAACCGTAAGGAAAGCTGACGTTAAAGAAGCTCAGAGAGTCGTTTTGGCTCCCACAGAGCCTATTAGATTTGGCCAAGACTTTGTTGATTGGCTCCATTCAAGGTTAGTTGGAAGACCTGTGGTTAGAGGAGACTACATTAGAATCGGTGTCCTTGGACAGGAGCTAACATTTGTTGTCACGGCAACAACGCCTTCGGGAGTAGTTCAAATAACGGAATTCACTGAATTCACGATCTCAGAGAAGCCAGTAAAAGAAGTCGCAAAGACACCAGCTCTGGGAGTCACCTATGAGGACATTGGTGGTCTCAAAGATGTTATCCAAAAGATCAGAGAGATGATAGAGCTTCCGCTCAAACACCCAGAGATCTTCGAGAAGCTCGGTATTGAGCCACCCAAGGGTGTTCTGCTTTATGGACCACCGGGAACTGGTAAGACACTCCTCGCTAAAGCTGTTGCCAATGAGGCAAACGCTCACTTCATAGCAATAAACGGTCCAGAGATAATGAGCAAGTACTACGGTGAGAGCGAAGAGAGACTCAGAGAAGTCTTCAAAGAAGCAGAAGAAAACGCTCCGAGCATAATCTTTATTGATGAAATTGATGCAATAGCACCAAAAAGAGAGGAAGTTTCTGGAGAAGTCGAGAAGAGAGTTGTTGCCCAGCTGCTTACATTGATGGACGGTTTGAAGAGCAGAGGAAAAGTTATAGTTATTGGGGCAACTAACAGGCCTGATGCAATTGATCCAGCTTTGAGAAGACCCGGCAGATTCGACAGAGAAATTGAAGTCGGCGTTCCAGACAAGCAGGGAAGGAAGGAAATACTCCAAATCCACACAAGAGGAATGCCAATTGAACCTGACTTCAGGAAGGGAGAAGTTAAGAAAGTGCTTGAAGAGCTTAAGCAGGACGATAGGTTCAAAGAAGTTGCCGAAAAAGCCCTTAAGAGAATAGACGCAGTAGCCGACAGAGACGAGGAGATTAAGAGACTCCTTAGGGAGATCGATGAGAGACTCTACGAAGAAGTAAGACACCGTTTGATTGACCTTCTCCTTGAGGAGCTTGCGGAAAAGACTCACGGATTCGTTGGAGCTGATTTGGCAGCATTGGCAAGAGAAGCCGCTATGGCAGCATTGAGAAGGCTTATCGAGGAGGGCAAGATAGACTTTGAGGCAGAGACTATTCCAAAGGAAGTCCTCGAAGAGCTCAAAGTAACCAGAAGGGACTTCTATGAGGCTTTGAAGATGGTGGAACCTTCGGCTCTTAGGGAGGTCCTCATAGAGGTTCCGAACGTTAGGTGGGAGGACATTGGAGGTCTTGAGGAAGTCAAGCAAGAACTAAGAGAAGCCGTAGAATGGCCACTGAAGTACCCAGAAGCATTCATGGCCATGGGAATCACACCGCCCAAGGGTATCCTCCTCTATGGACCACCTGGAACCGGTAAGACTCTCTTAGCAAAGGCAGTAGCAACGGAGAGCGAGGCTAACTTCATTGGCATCCGCGGACCGGAAGTCCTTAGCAAGTGGGTCGGAGAGAGCGAGAAGAACATTCGTGAGATATTCAGAAAGGCAAGACAAGCTGCTCCTACGGTTATCTTCATTGACGAAATAGACGCAATAGCTCCAAGAAGGGGTACAGATGTTAACAGAGTTACAGATAGGCTCATTAACCAGTTACTGACTGAGATGGATGGTATTGAGGAGAACAGCGGTGTGGTAGTTATTGCCGCCACGAACAGGCCTGACATACTCGACCCAGCATTGCTTAGACCCGGCAGGTTCGACAGGCTTATCTTGGTTCCAGCGCCAGACGAAAAGGCAAGATTAGAAATCTTCAAAGTCCACACAAGGAATGTTCCGCTGGCTGAAGACGTCAGCCTAGAAGAACTCGCAAAGAGAACCGAGGGCTACACTGGAGCTGACATTGAGGCAGTAGTAAGAGAAGCTGCACTCAATGCAATGAGAAGGGCAATAGCCGAGGGAATAATTAAGCCGGGAATGAGGGCAAGTGAGATCAGGCAGGAAGTCAAGGTTACAATGAAGGACTTTGAAGAAGCACTCAAGAAGGTCGGTCCAAGCGTTAGCAAGGAAACAATGGAGTACTACAAGAGAATAGAAGAGATGTTCAAGAAGGGCAGAGCTGAGCTAACCAAAGAACAGAACAAAGACAGAAGTGTCTTCTGA
- the pfpI gene encoding deglycase PfpI, with protein sequence MKVLFLSADGFEDLELIYPLHRLKEEGHEVYVASDKKDTIVGKHGYSAKVDLLFDEVDPEEFDALVLPGGKAPERVRINPKAVEIAKKMFEYGKPVASICHGPQILISAGVLKGRKGTCVVTIKDDLINAGAEYIDKEVVVDGNWVSSRHPGDLYAWMREFVKLLK encoded by the coding sequence ATGAAAGTGCTGTTTTTAAGTGCAGATGGATTTGAGGATTTGGAATTGATATACCCCCTCCACCGATTAAAGGAGGAAGGACATGAAGTATACGTGGCAAGCGACAAGAAAGATACAATAGTTGGAAAGCATGGGTATTCTGCAAAGGTTGATTTGCTGTTCGATGAGGTTGATCCAGAAGAGTTTGACGCCCTTGTCTTGCCGGGAGGAAAGGCACCAGAGAGAGTTAGGATAAACCCAAAGGCAGTTGAAATTGCCAAAAAGATGTTTGAATACGGAAAGCCTGTTGCCAGCATATGCCACGGCCCACAAATACTTATCTCCGCTGGAGTCCTAAAGGGAAGAAAGGGAACATGTGTCGTAACGATAAAAGACGATCTCATAAACGCGGGAGCAGAGTACATCGACAAAGAAGTTGTTGTTGATGGCAACTGGGTAAGCTCAAGACATCCCGGAGATTTGTACGCATGGATGAGAGAATTCGTGAAGCTTTTGAAGTGA
- a CDS encoding YhbY family RNA-binding protein, producing MKKRLPGKVRRAIRAKYYDIEPKAWVGKRGLDKSVLNEINTQLKKDGILKVEIKKGALISTQMDRKAIAEKVAELTDSELIEVRGKRFILFRPREGWEKYLKKLRLKELSKERREEKPVKKVKLDIAQFRKKFKKGRE from the coding sequence ATGAAAAAGCGCTTGCCTGGGAAGGTGAGAAGGGCTATAAGGGCCAAATATTATGATATTGAGCCAAAGGCATGGGTAGGTAAGAGAGGTTTAGATAAGAGTGTCCTCAACGAGATCAACACTCAGCTTAAAAAAGATGGCATATTAAAAGTTGAAATCAAAAAAGGTGCTTTAATCTCAACTCAGATGGACAGAAAGGCGATAGCAGAAAAAGTTGCAGAGCTTACAGATAGTGAACTCATTGAGGTTAGGGGCAAAAGGTTTATATTGTTCCGTCCCAGAGAGGGATGGGAAAAATATTTAAAGAAGCTCAGGCTTAAGGAACTCTCGAAAGAGAGACGGGAAGAAAAACCCGTTAAGAAAGTCAAACTCGATATCGCTCAATTTAGGAAAAAGTTTAAGAAAGGGAGGGAGTGA
- a CDS encoding 30S ribosomal protein S19e: protein MATVYDVPGDLLVERVAQKLKEIPEIKPPEWAPFVKTGRHKERLPEQDDWWYYRVASVLRKVYIDGPVGIERLRTWYGGRKNRGHAPEHFYKGSGSIIRKALQQLEAAGFVTKVPGEGRVVTPKGRSFLDKAATELKKELEEVIPELKKY, encoded by the coding sequence ATGGCAACAGTTTATGATGTTCCCGGTGATTTACTCGTTGAGAGGGTAGCTCAAAAACTGAAGGAAATCCCCGAGATAAAGCCACCTGAGTGGGCACCCTTCGTTAAGACCGGCAGGCACAAGGAGAGACTCCCAGAGCAAGATGACTGGTGGTACTACAGAGTTGCTTCAGTACTTAGAAAAGTCTATATCGACGGACCAGTTGGTATTGAAAGGTTAAGGACATGGTACGGTGGAAGAAAGAACAGAGGACACGCCCCAGAGCACTTCTACAAGGGAAGCGGAAGTATAATCAGAAAGGCCCTTCAACAGCTCGAAGCAGCAGGATTCGTTACAAAAGTACCTGGAGAAGGAAGAGTGGTAACTCCAAAAGGAAGAAGCTTCCTTGACAAAGCTGCAACAGAGCTCAAGAAGGAGCTTGAAGAAGTAATCCCTGAGCTTAAGAAGTACTGA
- a CDS encoding DNA-binding protein, translated as MAEDIEEIRKRKLLELQKRLAEQQKEEEERARQEMELEAQLDAIMKQILTPEARERLARVKLVRPELARQVELILVQLYQAGQITERITDEKLKRILAQIDARTRREFRIKW; from the coding sequence ATGGCTGAGGACATAGAGGAGATTAGAAAGAGGAAACTTTTGGAGCTTCAGAAGAGACTTGCAGAGCAACAGAAAGAAGAAGAGGAAAGAGCGAGACAGGAAATGGAGTTGGAAGCTCAGCTGGATGCTATAATGAAGCAGATTCTTACACCGGAAGCTAGGGAGAGGCTTGCAAGGGTCAAACTTGTAAGGCCCGAACTTGCGAGACAGGTAGAATTGATTCTGGTTCAATTATACCAGGCTGGCCAAATAACCGAGAGAATCACGGATGAAAAACTTAAAAGGATTTTAGCTCAGATAGATGCTAGAACAAGGAGAGAATTTAGAATTAAATGGTGA
- a CDS encoding transcription initiation factor IIB, giving the protein MTKHRVCPVCGSDKFIHDPERGEEICANCGFVIQEDMIDMGPEWRAFDASQREKRSRTGAPESILLHDKGLSTDIGYDRNVKGLMREKIYRLRKWQSRLRVSDAAERNLAFALSELDRLGARLNLPKHVEEEAARLYREAVRKGLIRGRSIESVIAACVYAACRLLKIPRTLDEIAEIAKVDKKEIGRSFRFIARNLNLTPKKLFVKPTDYVNKFADELGLSERTRRRAIELLEKAYEMGLTSGKSPAGLVAAALYIAGLLEGEKRTQREVAEVARVTEVTVRNRYKEMVEKLGLKLPL; this is encoded by the coding sequence GTGACTAAGCATAGGGTTTGCCCAGTTTGCGGTTCCGATAAGTTTATTCATGATCCCGAAAGGGGAGAGGAAATCTGTGCAAATTGCGGATTTGTAATTCAAGAGGACATGATTGATATGGGTCCCGAATGGAGGGCATTTGACGCTTCTCAAAGAGAAAAGCGCTCCAGAACCGGTGCGCCTGAAAGCATTTTGCTCCACGATAAGGGTCTCTCGACGGATATAGGCTACGACAGGAATGTAAAGGGTTTGATGAGAGAGAAAATCTATAGGCTTAGGAAGTGGCAGAGCAGGCTTAGAGTTAGCGATGCCGCCGAGAGAAACCTTGCCTTTGCGTTAAGTGAGCTTGATAGGCTTGGTGCAAGATTAAACTTACCGAAGCACGTTGAAGAAGAGGCGGCAAGGCTTTATAGGGAAGCCGTTAGAAAGGGGCTTATTAGGGGAAGGTCTATTGAGAGCGTTATTGCCGCATGTGTTTATGCGGCTTGTAGGCTATTAAAAATCCCGAGAACTCTTGACGAGATTGCCGAGATCGCTAAAGTTGACAAGAAGGAAATCGGGAGGAGCTTTAGGTTCATAGCAAGGAACCTTAACCTAACTCCCAAAAAGCTCTTTGTGAAGCCAACAGATTACGTCAACAAGTTTGCCGACGAGCTTGGATTGAGTGAGAGAACTAGAAGAAGGGCTATAGAGCTTCTGGAGAAGGCATATGAAATGGGGCTTACGAGCGGTAAAAGTCCGGCTGGACTCGTTGCCGCTGCGTTATACATTGCCGGTCTGCTGGAAGGAGAAAAGAGAACTCAAAGGGAAGTGGCTGAAGTCGCTAGGGTAACCGAAGTTACTGTAAGAAACAGGTACAAAGAAATGGTAGAAAAGCTGGGGCTAAAGCTTCCGCTTTGA
- the fen gene encoding flap endonuclease-1, producing the protein MGVQIGELLPRKEIELESLNGRKVAIDAFNAIYQFLSTIRQRDGTPLMDSKGRITSHLSGLFYRTINLMEVGIKPAYVFDGKPPEFKKKELEKRAEAREEAQEKWEEALARGDLEEAKKYAQRASKVNEMLIEDAKKLLELMGIPWVQAPSEGEAQAAYMASKGHVWASASQDYDSLLFGAPRLVRNLTITGRRKLPGKDVYVEVKPELIVLEEVLKELKITREKLIELAILVGTDYNPGGIKGIGPKKALEIVKYSKDPLAKYQKMSDVDLYAIKEFFLNPPVTDDYKLEWKMPDEEGILKFLCDEHDFSEERVKNGLERLKKAVKAGRQFTLDSWFKK; encoded by the coding sequence ATGGGAGTTCAGATTGGTGAGCTTTTGCCTAGAAAGGAAATCGAGCTCGAAAGCTTAAACGGAAGGAAAGTAGCGATAGATGCATTTAACGCTATTTACCAGTTCCTCTCAACAATAAGACAGAGGGATGGAACACCCTTAATGGATTCCAAAGGAAGGATTACCTCACATCTTTCCGGACTTTTTTACAGAACCATAAACCTAATGGAAGTCGGAATAAAACCGGCATACGTATTCGATGGAAAGCCTCCAGAATTCAAGAAAAAAGAACTTGAAAAAAGGGCTGAAGCTAGAGAAGAAGCACAGGAGAAATGGGAAGAGGCCTTAGCAAGGGGAGACCTTGAAGAAGCAAAGAAGTACGCACAAAGGGCGAGCAAGGTTAATGAGATGCTCATCGAGGATGCAAAGAAGCTCTTGGAGCTAATGGGAATTCCATGGGTGCAGGCTCCAAGTGAGGGTGAAGCTCAAGCAGCTTATATGGCATCTAAGGGACATGTCTGGGCTTCAGCAAGCCAAGACTATGACTCACTACTCTTCGGTGCCCCGAGGCTTGTGAGGAACCTCACGATAACGGGAAGGAGAAAGCTCCCCGGAAAGGACGTCTATGTGGAAGTTAAACCAGAGCTTATAGTTCTCGAAGAAGTTCTAAAGGAGCTCAAAATAACAAGAGAAAAGCTAATAGAGCTTGCAATTCTCGTGGGGACAGACTACAACCCCGGAGGAATAAAGGGAATCGGGCCAAAAAAAGCCCTCGAAATAGTTAAGTATTCTAAAGATCCCCTAGCAAAGTACCAGAAAATGAGCGATGTTGACCTTTATGCAATAAAGGAGTTCTTTTTGAATCCGCCTGTAACGGATGACTATAAGCTCGAATGGAAAATGCCAGACGAGGAAGGAATACTCAAGTTCCTCTGTGATGAGCACGACTTTAGCGAAGAGAGAGTCAAAAACGGCTTAGAGAGACTTAAAAAGGCAGTTAAAGCAGGAAGACAGTTCACACTGGACAGCTGGTTCAAAAAGTGA
- a CDS encoding phosphate-starvation-inducible PsiE family protein — MTKMEDERIARYTHIHKLFRKSLEISFDIVVMLFLFFILYLTVYSIYLNFRLTYKVTDPKLLIANILVTIILIETYRILIIYLRQHRVSMSHILEVGIVALVQKLIVASDFKELDALKLFAIGGLLFVLGYLYTKIGGE, encoded by the coding sequence ATGACAAAGATGGAAGATGAAAGAATAGCTCGATACACCCATATCCACAAACTCTTCAGGAAAAGCTTAGAAATCTCCTTTGACATAGTCGTCATGCTTTTCCTGTTCTTCATACTCTATCTCACAGTCTACTCCATCTACCTCAACTTCAGGCTTACTTACAAGGTCACCGATCCAAAGCTTCTGATTGCAAACATACTCGTGACGATTATCCTGATAGAAACCTACAGGATTTTGATAATCTATTTAAGGCAACACCGTGTTAGCATGTCTCACATTCTTGAGGTTGGGATAGTGGCACTTGTCCAAAAGCTCATCGTTGCCTCAGATTTTAAGGAGCTTGATGCGTTAAAGCTCTTTGCTATTGGGGGATTGCTTTTTGTACTTGGTTACCTATACACTAAAATAGGTGGTGAGTGA
- the corA gene encoding magnesium/cobalt transporter CorA, with protein sequence MNETPEITIFAYSEDKFEEKRIKKLEEALDYKDYRVVWVNIDGIGYLEELKDTFKVHDVAVKAIKRTKSRARLAILKDHLFILLHQVYELKGGLKKERTAIFLKDNFVITMQERSGDVFNSIRESIRHNEGLFRGKDADYLLYALLDAIIGNYVPILENISSQMEILENKVLKDRDKETLREIHGIRRRILFVRRTIFPLLEVFRRLRLEGKEFFKEETQEYLEELYNHVMEILDIIESQRDMANGLVEIYYSTISMRTNEIIRILTVVSTIFIPLTFITGIYGMNFNTTASPYNMPELNWYYGYPVTLLAMLAIALGMLYYFKKKEWL encoded by the coding sequence ATGAATGAAACGCCTGAAATAACAATTTTTGCATACTCAGAAGACAAGTTTGAGGAAAAACGAATCAAAAAACTCGAAGAGGCCCTAGACTACAAAGATTACAGAGTAGTCTGGGTAAACATTGATGGTATTGGATATCTCGAAGAGCTAAAGGACACCTTTAAAGTCCATGATGTCGCAGTCAAAGCAATAAAGAGGACAAAAAGCCGCGCAAGACTGGCTATATTGAAAGACCACCTCTTCATACTTCTTCACCAGGTGTACGAGCTGAAAGGTGGTCTGAAAAAAGAGCGAACTGCAATCTTTCTTAAGGACAACTTCGTTATCACCATGCAAGAGAGATCAGGGGATGTATTCAATTCAATAAGGGAAAGCATAAGACACAACGAAGGCCTTTTTAGAGGGAAGGATGCCGATTATCTACTCTATGCTCTCCTTGATGCAATAATCGGGAACTATGTGCCAATATTGGAAAATATTAGTTCCCAGATGGAAATATTAGAAAACAAAGTGCTAAAGGACAGGGATAAGGAAACACTTCGCGAGATACATGGAATACGGAGAAGAATCCTGTTTGTTAGACGCACAATTTTTCCGCTCTTGGAGGTCTTCAGAAGGCTAAGGCTCGAAGGAAAGGAGTTCTTCAAAGAAGAGACACAAGAATACCTGGAGGAACTCTACAATCATGTCATGGAAATCTTGGACATAATTGAAAGCCAGAGAGATATGGCCAACGGGCTCGTGGAAATATACTACTCTACCATCTCAATGAGAACAAACGAGATCATAAGGATTCTCACGGTGGTATCTACGATCTTCATTCCTCTAACATTCATAACCGGTATATACGGAATGAACTTCAACACAACGGCTTCACCGTATAATATGCCTGAACTCAACTGGTACTATGGCTACCCAGTCACATTGCTGGCTATGCTTGCAATAGCTCTCGGAATGTTGTATTATTTTAAAAAGAAAGAATGGTTATAA
- a CDS encoding 50S ribosomal protein L35ae, producing the protein MRMKGIVLSYMRSKENQHNNHMIIKPIGIDSREQASSLIGKKVIWKSPSGKLLVGKITRTHGTRGEVKVRFERPLPGQALGDYVEIK; encoded by the coding sequence ATGAGAATGAAGGGCATTGTATTGAGCTACATGAGGAGTAAGGAGAACCAGCACAACAACCACATGATCATCAAACCAATTGGAATCGACAGCAGGGAGCAAGCATCAAGCCTAATAGGGAAGAAGGTAATCTGGAAGAGCCCAAGTGGGAAGCTTCTCGTTGGCAAGATCACTAGAACCCACGGAACAAGAGGGGAGGTAAAAGTAAGGTTTGAAAGGCCCCTACCTGGCCAAGCCTTAGGAGACTACGTTGAAATAAAGTGA